The following proteins are encoded in a genomic region of Papaver somniferum cultivar HN1 unplaced genomic scaffold, ASM357369v1 unplaced-scaffold_10, whole genome shotgun sequence:
- the LOC113326344 gene encoding protein SENESCENCE-ASSOCIATED GENE 21, mitochondrial-like yields the protein MAASRMAYALKKCLLPLITRRGYSAPAAENVKTSVSSTATVVKKVMLETGKAGNKTVAAIEKKSNRAFWMKDPKTGNWIPENHFNEVDVAELRNKLLSKK from the exons ATGGCTGCTTCTAGGATGGCATATGCATTGAAGAAGTGCTTACTACCATTGATCACCAG AAGAGGGTATTCAGCGCCGGCAGCTGAGAATGTAAAAACGTCTGTTTCATCAACTGCAACAGTTGTAAAGAAAGTCATGTTAGAAACTGGGAAAGCAGGAAACAAAACTGTTGCAGCCATAGAAAAAAAGTCTAACCGAGCCTTTTGGATGAAAGATCCAAAAACCGGCAACTGGATCCCTGAGAATCATTTCAATGAAGTTGATGTTGCTGAGCTTAGAAATAAGTTATTATCTAAAAAATAG